The following nucleotide sequence is from Tribolium castaneum strain GA2 chromosome 5, icTriCast1.1, whole genome shotgun sequence.
CTAAATGTTTACTCGTAAACTTATATCCTAATTACAAGAGAAAGATTTGCACAAAAACAATGCCAAAGTAAACATCAATAGAACTAAAGCTTatcatttttcgtttttttaaggGAAAAAACTAAACGCAACGTTATTTCATTAAACGCTGAGTGTAAATCGTTAAGTACTactaaagaaataaaataaaataaaatatacgcCACAGAGTTtgtacatttaatttttttttaaactttagtttttttaagcgatggattttaattgaaactttACGTCAAAAATTGTGAGCACATCAAATATTTAGCTCAGGAAGTGGGTATTAAATTCCTAGGTATTAGTAAATAATGTCATAGGTATAGCGTTTAATAAGTAGTATCTTTGTTTATTCTTAgcaaatcttatttaaaaattcaatatcaCTTAgcatttacattattttacctagcatttacaatatttttagcaaatgACTGTACCTACCTAGCAGTTTAACAGTATCCTTTTTAATTGTagcaacattttatttgtacacaattaagtttttattagatTACCCCAAACCGCAAAGACTCTTCAAGCTATTCACTCAGGCAACCttattgtgtgatttattgcagACAGGCTGTAGTCTTTCAAACCAACCGATAggtatcgtaaatattttcgagtcacccttgtcaaaacatcttattgtgagggttgcttatcttaaacaccattatctgttctaaaactttatggtgtacaaatGAAACGTTGCTGGACTACTTTGTCAAGTAAACTCTATCAGTATTACTTAAAAGTTAAAACCATTTGAGCTTAATATTGGGCCCAAATGCTCGCTAGGTGGTTATGACctcataattttaaatttaaatcgaaataactTGAGCTACATAGAAAGCATATGGAGATAAACTATTTTCATTATCGTAATAAGGTAGTAAGCGTTTTCAGTACTTTCATTTAagacaaagttgttttttaagttgcTAATGCCtttaaaaagttaattgtTTTGTCTATGTTGTTTACAGTTGCTTATACAGAATCAAAACTAATTCATCAATTCATCgtcattaaaaacatatttttttcaatcaccCAATGGTCATTCCGGAATCAAcgaatttggttttttacaagaattaggtaaaaaatattgtaacagTTTCAAAAAAGCCCTCCAAAAAGGTTTAATGGTTGTGTACCTCACATTTAATTGTAATGAAATTCTACTTCGCAATTAATTTGACCTCTTTCAAGTAATTCGTAACTTAATTCACATTTGTTTAATAAgtgactaattaattaatctaagGGCTGGTTTACAgcaagctttgttaaaatttaattcgttgttaaaagttaacaacacgaacggaccaatcaaatttgtctaatttgatcacgtgatcacgcatttaattgtagattaacttaatgacgcttctataggCCGACCTTTGTGTTCAGTTAAATTTCGTTGccatttaaagtaattctgaataatttaaaattttacatttacattttaatgttaaactacaccgtaaataaataatattttttgtggctggcgacaatttttttatgtaatttttgtacaaaacaacATACCttatcaaaatattaaattttagtaattattataataaaattatactcggtttacagaacaatTTTCGAAATACAATCAAATTTTCATTGCAGTGCTATGTACCtaaatagaaaattaattattaattagtttaatcttggattatattttaagtcgccttctgtaaaccggccctttacattaatttattaaaacgaattgtaaggaattgtagaagaaattgtgaaaaaggtgacataagcaatttaacaaaaaatactgaTTGTTGTATgataattacttaattagtttttgagattcaataaaaatatacatttagGAGACTCACCCTGTCTATTTAAGgaataagtttaaaataagtttaaaagcACCGCTAGTACATGCTATTCCAGTTATTAGCCACTTGAAATATTAAATAGCTCcctctatttttttaacatttttgtttccCACTGCTCTCGTGTTCGtcatcaaaaaacaaaaagctttTAGTTAATGTTTCGCTCTCACtttcttttcatttttgttgtgtCTTCATTATCTTTCACTCTCACTCTCtatctttaaattattttttttttcttagaaaTATTAGCATTGATTCTAAAAATTCCATAATTAAATGTTTCTTTGACCTTCCTATGGAGTGTAATCtttcaatttcaaaatgtCAAGTTTTCCTAAACACACCAGATCTATCTCTAGCTTCAGCTGCTTtcattttaaatgtattttttgaaaatgttggtAACACTTCAATTTGCTAGTCCAAATTTATTATACCTTCATCTAAGTCCTATTCTAATGAATTATCCGACTTAACAATTTCTTTTTTCATTGAAATTCTATCAATTTTCGTTTTGgtttttaaattcatatttGTTTTGCTAACATTCCGAGCACATCATTATTTTGGCTTTATCTAAAAGTTTTGAAATGGCTGGTATCATTTTTAGAGCGGAATATCAACTTATTGTCGCATATTGTCAAATAGTTTCTAGTAATGTAAAGTAATGTCGTGTATTGCATTGTATGTAtctcccatttcagttcatagtagaaatGCAACAGcgcgtttgaattttttggagtgaaaaataaagcacaaattgagagtttctttataagaaaaaaaattgtgttaaactaaatccGGGCGACACTCTTTGAGCTAAGAAAACGCACCAGAAACTTCCAATCTGTACTCCATTTcagtcaaaaaaatgtaaatgcgctgttgcaaaattctactatgaactgaaatgtgATATAGAGTATTGTAATGTATTGTCTAATAAATATTTCGAGCAGTGGTCAATGTTTTGTCGCTATTTTTACAGCAGTATGGTGGACATTGCAACGGAGAAAATCTTGCGTGAAACTTGCTCAACACTGATATCCATAGGCAATCTAAAAACCAACGAACCGGAGGTAAGTCATGACAAACAACGACGCGAAAGTACAAAGTACGACGAAGAAGAGAAAGAGTGCAGTAGCATCCTATCTGCGATTTCTAACGAAGAAGTTAGCATAACATCGGAAATCCTGGACCAGAAATCGTTTTGTCCCCGAAAAAACAGCGACGGGGAAGATTTAAACGGCCATATCTGCCACATAGACTCGCCAGAAACGGACACTTATCCCAATTCGGACGCCCTGCATGGAGAGTCCCTCATGGACGACATAAGCTCGATGTTGGGAGAAGTGATGTACGGCTACGACCAAGACAGCATCGAGAACACCTACACTGACGATACCACGCTTTTCACAAACGACATGGCTGATTTGAAACTTGAGAGAAGAATGAGTGCGAAGAGGGACTCCCTGGACAAGAAACGAAGAAGCTCCAGAAGCAAACTGGACGAAGACACGCAATTTGGATTTGAAAATCGTGCCTTTATGTCACAACATGTATACCTAGATAATAAAGTAGAATCTGAACCGACGAGGTACTGCAGTTTGGCCCAATTCGTTGAAGGTAACGACATAGCAAGGAGGTCGTTCAAGAGGCGATCGACCAAAATGTCAAAGACCGAAGCAAATGTCACCAGACAAAGCACTCTGCTTGAGGAAAGTGAAATAACGCCAGTTGGGTCATTCAATAACTTGAACAAACTGGAGAAGGAGTTGTCAAACGTGTCCACCTCGACCCTCAAAGCCCTGGAGCTGGACAAGGAAACGGAAGAGGAAGCGCCAAAAAAGAACAAAGAGGATGCTCTCGAGAAGTTGAAAGCTGAAATGGTAATTacctattttttataacttttgattAAAGCATAACTTTAACAAAACTCTTTAAACTACTTTTCCATGTAAGTAGTCTTCCCCTACCTCTATGTACATACGCCATATATAgaagttttttggtttagtGTGTAGCCAGTTATATATACAAGGGGTCACTGAGCTTCTCAATTGATTCAAACACTTTTTCAATTCATTATTACGTATGATAAAACCTGAATCTCATTTGACTCCacaatccaaaaaaaaaataattttatttaaaaataattttatttggtgCAAAAGGACAATATAATCTACACACAAGTCACAGCGAAGTACGTGGTACAAAcacagtttgtaaactagccaAACCGTTTGAAAACGCAGTTTCAACTGAAATTGAATTTTGGCTAATTTACTTGAAAGACAAAATAGCTGGATAGTCTATAAATTTTCCAAGACATTCTCTGGGTAATATCAAAAATCATACTTTCTCGTAACACAAAATATCCAATTCTTTAGCTAGTTGACAACTCGCTGGCGGCAAACTTATAGTAAATAAACAGAGGTTACGAGATCATTTTAGATTTTGAATTACAGGGTCAGGTTTATAAACTAATTGAAACAATAgatgttttatcttttttataaaCCAACCAACTTACCATCCGTCTGACTTACAATCATTAAAATTCGAATATAAATTTCTATTCTATCTTTCCAGTTAATTAGCCAAAGATTTTGGCTGGTTTACAAACTAGCCAATATTTTAGTTGAAACTgcgttttctattaaaatagcCAACTACTAAATTAACCAGCTACTTTATAAAATAGTCAAGTTTACACATTAGCCGTAATACATCAACAGAACATATGTGTGGGGGAAGGCAATTAAAATATTAGATGCCAGCATTCCTGTATTTGTCAATACGTtccaatttgtttattatatttttatttatcctGGTATCATGCTTATGATTACCACAATGCTGCTCATTTTTTCTTAGATCCTGTTTCGTACGACATATCACATAAAACTTTTAATCATATAAAAGGTGCGTGCAAtgttagaatttttaattttttaaaaagtggtCTAGCAGAGATCACAGTAGATCAACTTAAAttacacaaactaaaaatgtcTTTATTATACACAAGGTGTTGATACAGGGTTGTGAACCatagttatatattttttaaataacacccTATGAATTTGTGCACAATTAGATTCCACACACAAAAGTAATGTAACTTTGTATAAGTTATTataggtctatctcttttcgtttcgaaattattcaacttttcgttataaaaaagaccaatttttgaaaaatcactacgaAGTTGCCAATGAACATTTTCCGACAAATTTGCCATCGAATATCTCAGAATAACTTGcaattttagcaaatagtcgactttaacttgaaacacgcagataatgtacagagtgtaccaaaacgcaaaaagttgaataattcattttttttaatggaacactatgtatttttttagacgTATCAATAGCATTTTGCATAAGCTTTGCAATGGACTAgagtttgcatagcaaatttaaaacatttcttgggatttttcaaacaaaatattctattgcaagaaaatttgttatcctagaatctgataaCTAATAAGTCAAAtggtgatttattttttgatatgtattAATGTAACTAATTACaatagtaatttaattattacttgatacataaataaattttactcatcaagaattaataatgaaataaataaaaaaggaaacactttaaaaaatatctctAAGTTGCTACACAAACcgcatatcattagaaagcttataaaaatcaGTACGTGcaaagaaatacatggtgttccatttgaaaaaaatgagttattcaactcaTTAAGTCGACTACTGCTAAAACTGCAAGATATTCTGaggttttttttgttactcTATCGGAAACTATTTATAGACGACTTtgtagtgattttttaaaaagtggtcatttttataacgaaaagttgaataactccaaaacgaaaagagatagacccataatagtttcaatatagttacattattttttgcgtagaatctaattatgcaaaaatatatagagtactccattaaaaaaatataactttggttcaccaccttGTATACATTaccctgtatataataaaaatgtcttTAGTTTGtaactttaagtcgatctaacggataatgaaaacggtatgacaatatttaaataataaaaaagttacaaacaATCAGTTATAGTAATCGGCTATTGACACTTCATGAAAAGTCTATACATTTCATGAAATGTGTGATTTCGCTAAGTGGCTGCGACATATACATACATCGGACGACTAGTAGTTTTAAATacaatgtttacatttttttcttcattcaTAAGCAGCGTATTTGTACTAAATCACCGTTTAGCTTCCAtagttttattgtttaaatatgttaagaaattttcatttgctgAAAGATTGaatgcaaaaatcaaaatcaacgGCAAGCAATATTGATTTTAGACTAGGTCCTTCTACATAGCCCGGTTAGTCATTAATATAAATCAGGAACAAAAGTGGACCAAATACAGATCCCTGCGGGACACATCTATAATCTCTGTTCGCTTCTGACTGTCAAATACATGTTGTGTcctgtttttgaaataagaatcaaataaatttaaactagTACCTTTGAATATCATGAAAGTACAGACAATTTGTCTAAAAGTATGTTGTGCGAAGCACAATGAAAGGCGAAGGAAAGATCGGTAAAGATACCAAGAACACTCAATTTGTCCAGTCCATTAGATTATAGGCGCATCTACTGTGCTGAAGCCCTTGGTGAGCGGAAAGTATGTGGAATTTAGAAAGATAGTTAAATTACTGACTAAAGATATGTGCGGATGTTTTGGATGAGTTTATAGTTTGAAAGAGAACTAAAACTACCtttgtttttataaacagGAGTGATTATGGCGTGTTTAAAAagatcttgaaaattttctaaagaTAAACAGCAGTTGATGATATCTAGCAAGGGTTTAACAAtcagttttttgttatttttgataataaaagCACTTATTGGCCAGAATAATCcatagtgttttattttttaaataactgatccaaaaaaagtaattttaccctattttattaaagccggtaaaagttaaagttgtggttttaaattgaaaaaacatggTTTCTGTACTTTGGAAGACccagtagtttttataaacacAGATTTTTTAGAAGACAAACCTCCAAATTAATGccccttattatttttattgataactgaaaaattaaacccTCACTTCcatcaaaaacacaaaatctttctatttttttggtataatcggaaatattttcctgaaatgtgtcctagagtacctataaataatatctacaaaatataaaaattccaatttaattaataagtgaGCTACAGAAGGCGGAACTGGACTACCTTTGTATACGAGGTAGAGGAAGAAAAGTTTGGGTAAAAACTTATAGAAAAAAACTTCATTCGTTCATTTTGTATTGTTTCGCTAGTGTGTCTTCCCGCAAGTGAGCGTAATAGTGGAGCCCCCTTCACCCGTCTTGACTGAAGAGATTCGAACCGAACGCATGGTGAAACTAGGTGTTGAAATTGAGATAGATTCTGGTTCTGACTTGGATTTGCGTAAATCCGACAAGCTATCGACTGATGTCACCACCAGCAATAACAGTTCCAGTTCGAATTTGCTTGGAATTGACAACGAGCAATTTATGACGCGATCACCTGCAGCAACACGCAGGATTTCCTGCTGCAGTATGTTAAATCCTGCTGAAGCTGCGGCTCTGGCAGCTGCAGCTGCAACGACCAGTTTCTACACCGACGCGGAAAAGAAGGAGAAAAAGGATGAGCGGGAGAAGGAAAACAGGAAGCTGCCAATCATCAATCCACTAGTGCGACTACCAACATGGCCAAGTAAGTTGCGTTCGTAGTGACCTAGACTAGCGAACAAAATCCCCGTTCTAACCCTTTTAGTTTTGTCGAAATGTTTGGGGAATGACAAACCCTTGGGCCTTGTcttggttaattttttaggaTGCCATCGACAAGCATTGTTCTCCCTATGATTTTTGcgatttgcaatttttgttttattctaaAATCCCAGCAACGCCAAGTAGAAGTATTACTGAATGTCTTATCGGTGTGTATCGCATTTTAGATGTGAGCACGGGAAGTGGTTTCATTAGCAAATGTCTTCTAGCTAATGCTGACACCCTTTGCGCAGCAGTAAGTCCCCTAATTGACCCTGATGAAACACTACTAGAAGGTTTCTACGAACGCTGCGTCATGAACAACTATTTCGGTATCGGAATCGACGCCAAAATCTCGCTTGATTTCCACCACAAACGCGAGGAACATCCCGAAAAGTGCAGGTCGAGAGCTAAAAACTACATGTGGTACGGGGTTTTGGGGAGCAAAGAGTGGCTCCAGAAAACGTACAAAAATCTAGAACAAAGGGTCCAACTGGAGTGTGACGGGCAGAGAATACCCTTGCCCAGTCTTCAGGGAATCGTCATACTCAATATACCAAGGTAATACATACAATAACTTCATTGATGCTTAAATACAACCTGGACCACAACAATACAATTTAAACACAGTAGTgagctttatttattaaactcttttttaatttgttaatgttTTCAATTGAGCTAATCTCTCAAGGaagatgattaaaaatttttatcattatgtAGGTACTACATACTAGTAGTGCCTAGCCTGTGAAGAATCATATTAAGATTGGTACAGTTTATTTGAATATCGTGTTATATCTCCACACTTTTGGAATTCTCCAATGTGCTTTTTTAAGTATATGACTAGTGCAGTATAACAATAGCAAGTATTTTTTAAGCTCATAAAAAATGAGTATAATTTGGTACTCTCAATTATGTTTTTACAATTCTTTTTTGTAATATAAACAATTTGTCAATATAAACAGAGCTTCCCCAGCAAAGCGTACCATAATTAAAGACTGAATTTACACTCGTGTGGTAATTTACCCTAACTTGGTTAGTCTGTAAATTAGCAAAATTGTTagcttttttaaaagaaaacaagaaaatgcTATTCCAAGAATCTTGGTTAATTTACTTGAAATACAAAAGCTgggtaatttaataaataaggtgttctaaaatatttttatttttgattatcgGGTCAAGTCAGTGGTCAGGTTtataaacaaactaaaaaattggattttttatcTAGTTTACTAACTAACCAACAAACCTTTTGGCTACTTGAACTTGATTGGACAATGATTTAAATGCAAATATAAGAtttcacttttattttatttttattcgattttgcCTTTATGACTTATTACGTTTATTTGTGTCAATGCAACCTATTAAAGTAATGTTTATACAGCATGTCTCAAAACTGGCGAATTCGGAGTTCAAAGCGTTGTAGAGAATCACTTCACTAGTCcaaatgtaaaaacaaaataaagattcGGGGCTTCCCTATAAAGATATAATGGTTTAAAGGTGCACTTCAGGTGCACCTTGAattgcgttttcttcaaatactGGCAAACAATTTCGGTGTTGATTGCTATCTATggtgtagaaaaaaataatgtaaaacaatttctcgaaaaattaaattttaatttaactttaattttaatttaaattagatCTTAAATTTTCGCAATTTGTCTTAAAAATCacgaaaattaccaaaatttaaaatttagagcaaattaaaaaaactattttacataaattattcTCCACAATCATCTACACCATAAATCGCAATAAACAGTGAAACTTTTAGCTTGAGATCGCCTGTATAGTAGcggtttcaaaattttaatgcgtttattaatttttttcgtagaCGACTCGATatacaacaaattaaaaaaaaaacgattttgccATTTGGCATTTTCTTAACGTTTCTCAATGGAGAGAtgtttttaattgcaaatgaaattatttactAAATTAGCCAGCGAGTTGGTTTGTTGTAAACTAGCCAAAACATTGGTTATTTTGTGTAacaagaaagtttggttttcACATTACCCAAACTGCCTTGTCCAGCTATTTTGTCTTTTAAGTAAATAAGCAAAGATTCTTGGCTAGTTTGTGAACTAGCCGCTGTTTTAGTTGAAAGAgcgttttctattaaaatagcCCACTTTACACATTAGCCGTAACATAGAAAATGTACAGATACGTTTTTaatatacttttttaaattaccatttattttgaccatgtgttttttattagacTGATTCCGTAATGGTTTAGTTTGTTTATCAATATTTTGTGGTTTATTGTTCCAAACGCCCCACTTAAATCAAAGAAAATCCCTACtgctaaatatttatttagtatgtattttattcatcaaactgttgcaaaaaaatattaaattgcttttttggtattttttttattttctaaatctgCATTGTTGATTCGCTGGTATtcctttttcatttaaaatctGTATTAATCTCTTGTAAAATATGTGTTCATATagtatagtttttgaaaataaagacGAAAGAGATACTGGTCTATAGTTTTTAATTCTATTCCTTTGTTTCTTTTTACAAATGGAGCTGATTACTGCTCATTTCAATTCGTATATTACATGAAATTTCGTCATATccatatgaattttttttagaaagatGTAATGATGTTTAAACTTCTCTGGTAGCAGTTGCGATCAGTAAAAGTATCTGATTAACTGCTTGTGTAGTATTCaatatgataaaaattccAGATTAATTCAGAGATGATGTCTAATATCTCTTactgaattataaaaaaaacaagtgaaattgtttgctatttttttatactttgcgTTTATAATACGCGTATTAACTTCTATCAGCAGGATATGTTTATAGCTTATTAAAGTACAGTGTATTTTAATGAATCTAGGGATATTTAGTTTCCAAGAGTTGCATCgatctttatttattatttattagtttattaccAACTGacacaaaattttcaagaggcaatttttttttattaaaataagaaaaaaaggggTGCATAGTATAAAAATAGCATAAAATACTCGTTTTAACCCtcataaaacttgtttttgatATGCTCTTATCACTTATGTATAAtctgttattattatacatTTCACTTGGTAAACTTAttggttgaaaattttattaatgttattatttataatggTCCAGgcagttttatttatatttacgaaatttcttaaaaaattgtatctgGTTACCAgttcattattttgttttttatgcgTTTCCTTATTAATTGGCCTTTTTCTTAATGAGTTATTTTGACGATGGTATTTTCGGCTTTGTTTAATTGTGAGAAATTAATTGAGTATTTTTACCTTCAATCACAGGAACGACACAATCAAAATAGTAAGTAATGATATTAAGGAAgttcctatttttttttgtaattctctACATCATTACTCATTAGAAATGTCGTCccaattttcgtttttttaagaGAAATTTAAACTCTTAATatcttaatatttaaatattggcCATCATCATGATCAAACATTGTTAGGAATTACATTACAGAAAATACAGGGTActtcacataattttacgaggcCAGCGCCTGTAAAATGCCACTAAGAATACATGTTCCTGTACGAACccgattacaaattttgaaaaattagataGTCTTCTTTAGTTTGTTCACCCTTTCAAGAAATTACAAAGTTTTTGGGTAGTTAGTGATTAAAATTGACAGATTAAAATCTGTCTATTTTTAACACATGATAGCGGTTTCTAAAAAATAGCAACTCATGATTATTAAGGATTAGTGAATTAGTCTGACATGGTACTGTCAtggttttccaaaaattaaataattaaatgtgatttttttgtatctagtgttttgtgacttttgtatatttgggtgcGTACTTTACGCCCAGGCATCGAAAAATTGTATGAAACACCTAGTATtggtaattaaatatttatgattACCTTGAACTCTGGAAGCTGCAAAAGCGCATTGATTGAACCTATAAGAtgtagaaaattattatttattccgTATTGCAGTTTCATGGGCGGCATCAATTTTTGGGGCGGCCACAAAGAAGACCACATTTTCCTCCCACCGTCATTCGACGACAAAATCCTGGAAGTGGTTGCAGTTTTCGGTTCGGTCCAAATGGCAGCTTCGCGTCTCATCAACTTGCAACATCACCGAATCGCCCAATGCCAGAGCATCCAGATCAACATCTTGGGCGAAGAAGGCGTCCCCATTCAAGTAGACGGCGAAGCCTGGATCCAGCCTCCAGGCATCATCCGAATCCTCCACAAAAACCGAATGCAGATGCTTTGCAGAAACCGGGCCTTGGAGAACTCCCTCAAATCATGGGAGGAAAAGCAGAGACAGAGCATAGCCGCCCAGGGCAAGCAAAGACATTCCATTTCGCACGATAAAGGCCGCCACAGCTTCACTCGCCAAAGTATGCCAAGCCATGAAAAGTCGTTTTTGGGAgtcaatttcgaaaaaattcgcCAGCATTCGTTCAGCGGTGCCGTTCCGGTACATCACCACgaaaaaactgtcacttttGTCGAAAAACCCATCACTCCAATCGAACCGGATATCTTGTTCACCGACGAAGAGCATCACTTGCTGCTTAGTTTCATCGAATGTGTGACTACTTTGACCAAATGGATTAAAATCCTAGCTATTAGTCATTCGCTAGAAGCCGATTTGTATTCACTAGCAGCGAAATGTGACACTTGTCTTGAAAATATACACCCGAATGGGAAAATACTCGAAGGGCCTACGCTACGAACTGAATTTACTAAACTGGTCACTGCTGTTAAACAACTGTATGAAGAGAGTTGCTGTCTTTTGCACGATAGAGGCGATAAGTTGAAACTGCGCGaagatttagaaaataagCTAAGTGCCAGTTTAGCCAACACAGAGATGGAATTAAGGAAGTGTGTGATGTACGACAAACCGCAGGGAAGTCTGGTTTATCTACAACCAGTGCAAGGCGACCAGGTAAgaacgaataaatt
It contains:
- the LOC654869 gene encoding diacylglycerol kinase eta isoform X2 — its product is MASGGKSAKNLAGRSPGGGEESSESDGETEPAKSFHRRLSTNRDIKCSASIKEGYLLKQTWSFQRWRRRYFKLKGRKLYYAKDTKAVIFDEIELTDLCLAECSTKNVNHSFQVITPFRSLVLCAESRREMEDWLSALTAASQRRFHEPDQPDCLSGYHHWYATSHARPTYCNVCREALSGVTSHGLSCEVCKCKVHKRCAAKAINNCKWTTLASVGKDIVEDTDGNITMPHQWMEGNLPVSAKCAVCDKTCGSVLRLQDWRCLWCRATVHTQCRPTLPPSCPLGPARVSVVPPTALHAIHDEAWEVVRPQASSPLLVFVNSKSGDNQGVKFLRRFKQLLNPAQVFDLISTGPRLGLRLFRHFDPFRILVCSGDGSVGWVLSEIDKLDMHKQCQVAVLPLGTGNDLARVLGWGSSCDDDTHLPQLLEKYEKAGTKMLDRWSIMAFERTIAMPKLSLTPGQPEGQLHTQITQYEDSLVTHLQNILQSDETSVILNSAKRLCETVKEFATQLSDSSLTRGDEQLGKKCDILQQKLDLLLATLTSEQLDAAHLDDAKTKQEDTDSEVSFDKAKTEKSEKDLSNFNFRKHRRTSRFMEREKDALMLRANSLKRAIRNLVEHTEQVVDEQNRQASSSLPTVKISLSTDLDKEESAKMDSLKVLPTIESGSSTDVSSCPSPTSSILTARLANISPMPDVRRDSTVEDPDLLTTLPVPPDFADSRRSSQVQPSSMVDIATEKILRETCSTLISIGNLKTNEPEVSHDKQRRESTKYDEEEKECSSILSAISNEEVSITSEILDQKSFCPRKNSDGEDLNGHICHIDSPETDTYPNSDALHGESLMDDISSMLGEVMYGYDQDSIENTYTDDTTLFTNDMADLKLERRMSAKRDSLDKKRRSSRSKLDEDTQFGFENRAFMSQHVYLDNKVESEPTRYCSLAQFVEGNDIARRSFKRRSTKMSKTEANVTRQSTLLEESEITPVGSFNNLNKLEKELSNVSTSTLKALELDKETEEEAPKKNKEDALEKLKAEMCVFPQVSVIVEPPSPVLTEEIRTERMVKLGVEIEIDSGSDLDLRKSDKLSTDVTTSNNSSSSNLLGIDNEQFMTRSPAATRRISCCSMLNPAEAAALAAAAATTSFYTDAEKKEKKDEREKENRKLPIINPLVRLPTWPTNADTLCAAVSPLIDPDETLLEGFYERCVMNNYFGIGIDAKISLDFHHKREEHPEKCRSRAKNYMWYGVLGSKEWLQKTYKNLEQRVQLECDGQRIPLPSLQGIVILNIPSFMGGINFWGGHKEDHIFLPPSFDDKILEVVAVFGSVQMAASRLINLQHHRIAQCQSIQINILGEEGVPIQVDGEAWIQPPGIIRILHKNRMQMLCRNRALENSLKSWEEKQRQSIAAQGKQRHSISHDKGRHSFTRQSMPSHEKSFLGVNFEKIRQHSFSGAVPVHHHEKTVTFVEKPITPIEPDILFTDEEHHLLLSFIECVTTLTKWIKILAISHSLEADLYSLAAKCDTCLENIHPNGKILEGPTLRTEFTKLVTAVKQLYEESCCLLHDRGDKLKLREDLENKLSASLANTEMELRKCVMYDKPQGSLVYLQPVQGDQSEHKRKGLFWLKFRTKGASSSQQQGGKKTSREVASWGTQEVATWLETLQLSEYIDSFVKNDIRGRELLTLARRDLKDLGVTKVGHVKRILQAIKDLTQGL